Genomic segment of Candidatus Equadaptatus faecalis:
TTTGCGCGGGACATGCCGTGCATGATAAACTTGTTGCAAAGTTAAAACGCGCTCTTATATTTGATTAGGCGGCAAGCAGGTGATTTTATGAGTATAAATATTCATCCGACGGCGGTCGTTTCAAAAAATGCAGAGCTTGCAGACGGTGTAATTATAGGTCCGTACTGCATAGTTGACGACAAAGTCAAAATCGGTGAAGGTACGGAACTTAAGCCCTTTGTCCATGTCTGCGATTACACAACTGTCGGCAAAAACTGCATCATAATGGAACATGCGAATATCGGCGCGGCACCCCAGGATTTAAGTTACAGAGGAGAGGTGTCCTATGTTGTTATGGGCGACAGAGTAACCTGCCGCGAATTCGTTACTGTTAACAGGGCAGCGGGAGAGGAAAACAGTACTGTTATAGGGAACGATGTTTTGCTGATGGAAAGCGTTCACGTGGCACACAACGTTGTGATAGGAAACAATATAACCGTGGCCAACAAAACCGGTATAGCCGGTCACGTGCATATTGACGATTTCGCTGTAATAGGTGGTATGAGCGGTTTCCACCAGTTTGTTCATATAGGCAAATACTGCATGATTGGCGCGATGTCGCGTGTTGTTCAGGATATACCGCCGTTCTGCCTTGCTTCGGGAGACCCGATAAAGGTCTATGACATTAATAAAGTTGGGCTTCGCCGCAGAGGCTTTGAAGAAAACCAGCGTACAGCAATCCGCCGTATGTACAAACTGATTTACGGCTCACATTTAACAGTACGCGAAGGGCTTGCAGAGCTTGAAAAACAGTACGGCGAAATGACTGAAGCAAAAGAAATACTCGATTTCGCAGCGAATGCCACGCGAGGTTTTGCACAGAGAATAAAACTTACCGGAAGAAAAGAGGCGCAGTCTTGATTAAGCTTTTTGCGCTTGACATAGACGGAACGCTGACGGACGACGGTGTGTACATGGACGGAAAAGGCGGGGAATTTAAGCGTTTTTCCGTGCGTGACGGCTATGGTATCGTTATGCTTAAAAAAGCAGGAATAAAAGTAGCGTTTATAAGCGGGCGCTATTCTGCGGCTACGCAGCAGAGAGCTGATAATCTTAAGGTCGATGCCTGTATCAACGGTACGCAGACCAAACTTGAAGATTTAAAAAAACTTGCGGAACAGTGGAGTATAAAACAGGAAGAAATCGCGTATGCAGGTGACGACATTCCTGATGTTGAGTGCCTTACGTGGTCGCGTATGGGTATGGTACCTGCCAATGCAAGCAGACCCGCGAAAAAAGCAGCGAATTGGATTTCGTCTGAAAACGGCGGCTTTGGTGCAGTAAGGGAATTTGCTGAAAAAATACTCGAACTTAACGAGAGTGAGAAATAATAAATGAAAGATTTTTTTGCCAAACTGAAAGAATTTTTCAGACTTCGCGCACTTGATAAATTTGTCCTCGGAGAGCTGACGGGGCCGTTTTTCTTCGGCATAATGGTTTTTACGACGATACTGGTTGCCGGCGGACTTCTTTTCAGGCTTGCAGAGCTTATTATTGAGCGCGGAGTTTCGTTCGGCGTAGTAATACGCCTTTTCCTGTACAGCCTTCCAGGGATTGTTGCCCTTACAATTCCGATGAGTTGTCTGCTTGCTTCGCTGATAGGCTTCAGCACAATGTCGGCGAACTCAGAGCTTGTTGCATTGAAATCGGCCGGACTTTCCTTTAACAGAATTATTAAATCGGTTATGCTTGTTTCGGTGATAGTTTCGCTGTTAGCCATGTTTTTTAACGAAACGCTTGTACCGGTAAGCGAAAAAGCTTCCGGAAACGTCATGATGTATGAGGTGCTTAAGCAGTCTCCTGTGATGTTCAAAGAAAAGATTTTCCTTAAACAGGAAGAAAACGGTGAACTCAAGCGCGTTATATACGTCAACAAGATGGCGGTAGGAAGCGGAGAAATGGAAAAGGTGCTTGTTCAGGAATATGAAAAAGGCAGCCTTGCAAGACTTACGGATGCTGAAAAGGGCGAATGGAAGGACGGAAGCTGGTGGATTTATAACGGGCGCGTTTACGAAATCCAGGACAATGTAAAAGCCTCACAATTGTTCAGGTTTGACAAACAGCAGCTTAATCTTAATCTGACACCGGACGAATTCCGCCGCAGTTCGGACGATCCTGACCAAATGGGGATAGGCGACCTGTACAAACTGATAAAGACAAAATACAAAATGGGTGAAGACCCAACGAAACTGTGGGTTGCCTTGCATTTCAGAATAGCGATACCGTGGGCGTGCATAGTTTTGGCTCTTGTCGGGGCAGCTCTCGGCAGCCGTCCGCAGCGTACAAATTCCAGCAGGGGAGTAGGTCTGAGCGTAATTATAGTTTTTGTGTATTACGTAATTATGTCTTTTGCAAGGTCTATGGGTGAAGCGGGGCTTATTCCGTCACTGCTGTCTGCCTGGCTGGCGAATATAGTGTTCCTTGTGCTCGGAGTTCAGCTCTGCAAGAGGGCTAACAAGCTTGGGTAGCGTTTCTTAAATGAATAACATCGGCGGCGAAAAACGAAAGTTTTTCGCCGTTTTTTTCAATCAGAAGGGAACCATCGTTATTTATGTTAATGGCTGTTCCGATTAATTCCTCATTTTCAAGAATTATTTTTACATGCTTACCGAGAGTAGTGCAATGCAGACGGTAAATTTCAAGCAGGGATTTAGGATTATCTTTCAGAAGTTTCAAAAATTCCGTAAATTTAACAGTAATTTCTGCTGCCAGTTTTTCGCGGCTGACGCTTCTGCCCGTCTCAATCCTGACGGAAGCAGCCGTGCTGCGCAGTTCGTCCGGAAAAACAGATGCTGTATTGTTGACGTTTATGCCAAAACCTGTTGCAAGATAACGCAGTTTTGAAGCATACGCTGCGCTTTCGCTTATAATGCCGCATATCTTTCTGCCGTTGACGAGCAGATCGTTTGGCCACTTTATTTCGGCGTTCACGCCTGTTTCCCGTAAAACAGATCTGACGGCGAGAGAAGCCGCGTAACTTGCAAACGGTACGCAGAAAAGCGGAATATCAGGATGTGTCAGAATTGAAAACGAAAGAGAAAGACCTGCGGCGGAAAACCAGCTGCGTTTGTTTCTTCCGTGTCCGCCGTACTGCTCCTCTGCGACGAAAATTGCGTCAGTGCTGCCGCCCAGCTCAGCAAAGCGCTTGGCCTCTTCCTGTGTAGAAGCTGTCCTGTCAAGGAAAATAATATCCGCACCGCAGTTATTTGCGGCGAGATACCTTCCCAGCAGTTTCGAGTTAAACTTTTCGTCCAATTTGTTCCCTCCCGTGCTGTTTCATTTTACTCCCCGCTGGGGTATAATGTAAACCGGCAATGTAAGGAGGGGTAAACATGGTAATGCTTCCGGCATCAACAGTCATGTCTAACCTGCGTTCATCGTTTGATGAGCTGCGTGAAAGTCTTTGACCTGCCTTCGGCAGAGAAAAAGGCAAAAGAACTCAGAGTGTTAACGGAAACCGCTGATTTCTGGAATTCGGACAAGGCGCAGGAAATTTCCCGCGAACTTTCGCGTCTGGATGCGAGGATTGAAAAAATCAGCGGCGTAAAAAATGAAATAGAAGAACTTGAGACAATCACGGAACTCCTGAACGAGGCTGAAGACGAAGAACTGCTTCAGGAATTCTTTGTGCGTGCAGGGGAACTTTCCAAAACAATAGAAGAATATCAGATATACGTTCTGCTCGACGGCGAATATGACGCCGGCGATGCTATTGTTATGGTACATTCCGGGGCAGGCGGACTTGACGCACAGGACTGGGCTGCAATGCTTTACAGAATGTACGTGCGCTGGGCGGAGGACCATCGCTACGGCGTAAAAATTATAGATGAGCTTCCAGATCAGGAGGCAGGCATAAAAACCGTTACCTTCTCGGTTTCCGGAGATTACGCGTACGGTTATCTTAAAGGAGAGCAGGGGGTTCACCGGCTTGTGCGCATATCGCCGTTTGACGCTGCAAAACGCAGGCATACAAGCTTTGCGTCCGTGGAAGTAATGCCGGTTCTCCCTGACGATGCTGAAATCGAAATACGTCCGGAAGACCTGAAACTTGACACGTTCCGCGCAAGCGGAGCGGGTGGCCAGTACGTTAACATGACGGACTCTGCAGTCCGCATAACGCATATTCCGACGGGGATAGTCGTCAGCTGTCAGACGGAACGTTCACAGCACATGAACAGGGCAACTGCAATGCAGGTTCTGCGAGGCAGGCTGTTTGAAAAACAGCTCCGCGAAAGACAAGAACAGCTTGACAACCTGCACGGCGAAAAGCGCGTTATTGCGTGGGGAAGCCAGATACGCTCCTACACGCTGCAGCCCTTTCAGTTGGTTAAAGACCACCGCACCTCTTTTGAGGTAGGAAATGTAAATTCAGTACTTGATGGGAATATAGACCCGCTTCTTATGAGCTGGCTGCGTTTCCTGAAAACAGGAAAAACGGCACAGGAGAGTGATTAAAATGACAAAAGCAGGCAGAATATCCGTAAAAATTGTTTTGGCTGCCGTATCGGTGTGTATATTTGTCAGTTTGTGCAGTGCCGCTGAACAAAAGCGCAGCTTTGTGCCGTCAGAGCCTGTAATGCACGTGAATTCGGTAAAAAAAGGAATGAAAGGCTATCTCAAAACAGTACTCAGCGGCAAAAAGATTACCAAACACACTGTTTCGATTGAAGGCGTTATAAAGCGCAAAACCTCGCCTAAGGAACTTATTCTGATAAAAATCACGGACAAAAAACTGCTGGATGCCGGCGGGGCGGCTGCCGGTATGAGCGGCTCTCCTGTATACGTTAACGGCAAACTTATCGGTGCATTTGCCTACGGCTGGTCGTTCGCAGACAAAAGACTTGGGCTTGTGACGCCGATCGACGAAATGTGCCGCTCGATGGACTGGCAGGATTTCGTCCCAAGCTTTATACGCGTCAAGGAAGAGGACGACAAGGATTTTATGGCTGTTGACAACCGCACGCCCGAAAAGTTTGCCAATCTGCCCGGTGAAAACGAAAGCGAACTTGAGGCAATTCCTGAAAGAGACCCTCATCCGCCGGTATATATCGAAGATTTTGAAGAAATAAAAGAAAATACGATAAGACCGCCGTTCCTGCTAATCGACGACGAATTGTCTTATGATATTCAAACGCTTAAAAACGCAAAGCTTGTTCCTCTCAGCTTTGCACTGCAGGCTGACGGTTTCGGCGAAAGCAGTCTCAAACGCCTTGAAAACAAACTTGGCACCTCAATAATTCCATTAGCGGCAGCCTCTGACTCCGAAAGCGGAGTCAAACTTAGCAGCCGGCTTCAGCCCGGTTCCGCGATGGGTGTTGTCTTGGCGTGGGGCGATATCACGCTCGGCGGCATTGGTACTCTGACGTCGGTTGACAGGGACGGGCGATTCCTTGCCTTTGGACATCCTATGCTGCGAAGAGGGTCGGTCGCAATGCCGCTTACCGAGTCCGAAATAATACGCATAATTCCGAACATGCAGCAGGCGTTTAAGCTCGGCAGCATAGGGGCAATAAACGGAATGGTTACCCAGGACAGACCGGAAGCAATCGGCGGCTGGTTTGGAAAGCTCCCGCCGTCCGTCTCCTACGACGTGCTTGTGCATGACCTTGACAACAGCCGTTTGAAAGCAAAGCGTTTCAGAACGATAGTTGACCCGTACATAGCGCCTGAAATCGGACATGAAGCCGTACTCAGCATACTTCAGAACGAATGGGCGCGCGGCGGAGAAGGTACGCTTATGCTGCGTTTCGGTGTAAACGGCGGCGGACTGAAAGAACCGTGGGAACGCAGGGATATATTCTACTCGCGTGAAAATGCGCTGGAAGCAATAGAAAAAGAAATGAAACTGCTGACAGAAATCTTTGCACTGAATAAATTTGAAGAAATCAATCCGCTGGGCATAGAAGTGGAAGCCCTGCTTACGAGAATCCCGAGAGTCGCGTTTGTTGACAGCCTGAAAATAATCGACGAAAAAGAATTTTATTCCCCCGGGGACGTAATAGAACTGGAGGCGACAATACGCCCGTGGCGTAAAGAGCCTGTTGTCAAAAAAATATCGCTCCGTGTTCCGAAAAAAGCGGTTGGAATGTGCGAAATTGACGTGCGCGCAGGCGGTATTGAGCCGCAGAAGGAAAGTGCGGTGCTGCTTGGACTGAATCAGATAACAAGCCTTGAAAGCCTGTTGAAAGAGCTTTCCGTGCAGGAAACGAACAACATGCTGATTGCCGAAATAGGCGGTCCCGAAATGCCTGAAAAGAAAAAGAAGAAACATGAAAGTACCGTTGGCAAAATGGACAAAAAACACAGAACGGACGATGACGACAAAGACGGCGGTGAAGAGGACGATGACGGCGCAAACCGTGAAATAGACATGGAAGACGATGATGACACGGCAAAAATGGACAAAATTCCGAAGTATCTGACAGAAACGCGCCTGATGAGCGAAATTCAGAAAGAGCGCATAGAGGAAGGCAGTCTGCGCATACTTGACACAAACTATTACATGGACGGTATTCTGCGCAAATTTATAAAAATTAAGAAGTCTGGAAAAGAGGGACTTGAAGAACTTCAGGAATTTTTGGAAATGATAGAAAAAGCCGTAAAAGAAGAAGCAAAAAGCAGCGGCAGTGCAAATGAAAGCGCTGGCAGCCCGTCCGAGTCTGCAGCAAAATATTTCAAATCAGCGTCAAGGGAATTACTTAAAAAATAAAAGCAGGCAGGAAGTGTAGCATATTATAAGGGTGAGAAGTACCGCCGCGGAAAGCATATCCTTTGCCATACGGATTTCCTCGCGGTAATCCGTGCCGCAGGCAAGGTCGGTAATAATTTCAAAAGCAGTGTTGATAAGCTCTATGATAAGCGGTACGAGGCACAGCAAAAATATCTGCAGAATGCGTGTCCAGCCTGCGAAACCGAATTTTACGAAAGCGATAACCATTAAAGCCGCAAGCGTGAGGGTCTCCTCCCTTACGGCTTTTTCTGTTTTCAGCGCATCGCGCAGACCTGCAGCCGAATATCCTGTTTTTTCAAACCAGTTTCTGTTCTTCCAATCCGCCATCTGTTTTCACCCGTTTCATTCGCAATTATTATAAACCAGTAAATTCAAAAGTCAAAAAATAAATAATGCTTGCAGCAGCCCGTTCCGGCAAGTATAATATTACGGTTAATGAGCAAAACCCAATCAGTACAACGGAGGCACAGAGATGGCACAGGACTACAAAGAAACACTGCTTTTGCCGCAGACAGAATTCCCAATGAGAGCGAACCTTGCCCAGCGCGAGCCGGGCTTCCTCAAATTTTGGCAGGATATGGATCTCTACGGCGAACTGAAAAAGAAAAACAGCGGCAAACCGTCGTTTATACTTCATGACGGTCCGCCGTACGCGAACGCCAGTATTCACATCGGAACGGCGACCAACAAAATTCTGAAAGACTTTATAGTTAAATACAAATGGCTGAGCGGATATTTTACGCCGTACGTCCCCGGTTTTGACACGCACGGACTTCCTACGGAGCTAAAGGTTCTCAAAGAAGACGGCGTTGACCGTGACACGCTCACGCCGATAGAACTCCGCAAACGCTGCGAAGCCTACGCAAGAAAGTTTATTGACGTCCAGTCCGGACAGTTCCAGAGACTCGGCGTAATCGGCGACTGGGCGCATCCGTACATGACGCTGCTTCCGGCATATGAGGCAACGGAGCTTGAAGGTCTTGCCGAAATGGCAGACAAAGGCTACATCTATAAGGGCAACAAGCCGATATACTGGTGCATGGACTGCCAGACGGCTCTTGCCGCTGCCGAAAT
This window contains:
- the lpxA gene encoding acyl-ACP--UDP-N-acetylglucosamine O-acyltransferase, whose product is MSINIHPTAVVSKNAELADGVIIGPYCIVDDKVKIGEGTELKPFVHVCDYTTVGKNCIIMEHANIGAAPQDLSYRGEVSYVVMGDRVTCREFVTVNRAAGEENSTVIGNDVLLMESVHVAHNVVIGNNITVANKTGIAGHVHIDDFAVIGGMSGFHQFVHIGKYCMIGAMSRVVQDIPPFCLASGDPIKVYDINKVGLRRRGFEENQRTAIRRMYKLIYGSHLTVREGLAELEKQYGEMTEAKEILDFAANATRGFAQRIKLTGRKEAQS
- a CDS encoding HAD-IIIA family hydrolase codes for the protein MIKLFALDIDGTLTDDGVYMDGKGGEFKRFSVRDGYGIVMLKKAGIKVAFISGRYSAATQQRADNLKVDACINGTQTKLEDLKKLAEQWSIKQEEIAYAGDDIPDVECLTWSRMGMVPANASRPAKKAANWISSENGGFGAVREFAEKILELNESEK
- a CDS encoding LptF/LptG family permease; the protein is MKDFFAKLKEFFRLRALDKFVLGELTGPFFFGIMVFTTILVAGGLLFRLAELIIERGVSFGVVIRLFLYSLPGIVALTIPMSCLLASLIGFSTMSANSELVALKSAGLSFNRIIKSVMLVSVIVSLLAMFFNETLVPVSEKASGNVMMYEVLKQSPVMFKEKIFLKQEENGELKRVIYVNKMAVGSGEMEKVLVQEYEKGSLARLTDAEKGEWKDGSWWIYNGRVYEIQDNVKASQLFRFDKQQLNLNLTPDEFRRSSDDPDQMGIGDLYKLIKTKYKMGEDPTKLWVALHFRIAIPWACIVLALVGAALGSRPQRTNSSRGVGLSVIIVFVYYVIMSFARSMGEAGLIPSLLSAWLANIVFLVLGVQLCKRANKLG
- a CDS encoding biotin--[acetyl-CoA-carboxylase] ligase, whose translation is MDEKFNSKLLGRYLAANNCGADIIFLDRTASTQEEAKRFAELGGSTDAIFVAEEQYGGHGRNKRSWFSAAGLSLSFSILTHPDIPLFCVPFASYAASLAVRSVLRETGVNAEIKWPNDLLVNGRKICGIISESAAYASKLRYLATGFGINVNNTASVFPDELRSTAASVRIETGRSVSREKLAAEITVKFTEFLKLLKDNPKSLLEIYRLHCTTLGKHVKIILENEELIGTAININNDGSLLIEKNGEKLSFFAADVIHLRNATQAC
- the prfB gene encoding peptide chain release factor 2 (programmed frameshift) codes for the protein MVMLPASTVMSNLRSSFDELRESLDLPSAEKKAKELRVLTETADFWNSDKAQEISRELSRLDARIEKISGVKNEIEELETITELLNEAEDEELLQEFFVRAGELSKTIEEYQIYVLLDGEYDAGDAIVMVHSGAGGLDAQDWAAMLYRMYVRWAEDHRYGVKIIDELPDQEAGIKTVTFSVSGDYAYGYLKGEQGVHRLVRISPFDAAKRRHTSFASVEVMPVLPDDAEIEIRPEDLKLDTFRASGAGGQYVNMTDSAVRITHIPTGIVVSCQTERSQHMNRATAMQVLRGRLFEKQLRERQEQLDNLHGEKRVIAWGSQIRSYTLQPFQLVKDHRTSFEVGNVNSVLDGNIDPLLMSWLRFLKTGKTAQESD
- a CDS encoding diacylglycerol kinase, whose amino-acid sequence is MADWKNRNWFEKTGYSAAGLRDALKTEKAVREETLTLAALMVIAFVKFGFAGWTRILQIFLLCLVPLIIELINTAFEIITDLACGTDYREEIRMAKDMLSAAVLLTLIICYTSCLLLFFK